One Candidatus Methylomirabilota bacterium DNA segment encodes these proteins:
- a CDS encoding NIPSNAP family protein: MIYEIRTYRIAPGSLAEVEKRFGEAYQYRKKYSELTAFLHTEIGPLNEIVHIWPYRDLADRDRIRAEAAKDANWNPGIQEFIREMRSEIIVPFGFVPEPRPGKVGPIFELRYYTLKPRTLPDVAKGWEAKLPERMKLSPVVLAGGVEFGRANGFVHIWAYGSLDQRAKVRDEARQKGVWPPPGGADRLLTQENKVLLPAAFSPLQ; encoded by the coding sequence GTGATCTACGAGATTCGGACCTACCGCATCGCTCCGGGCAGCCTGGCCGAGGTCGAGAAGCGCTTCGGCGAGGCCTACCAGTACCGGAAGAAGTATTCCGAGCTGACGGCCTTCCTGCACACGGAGATCGGGCCGCTCAACGAGATCGTTCACATCTGGCCCTACCGGGATCTCGCCGACCGGGACCGCATCCGGGCCGAGGCGGCGAAGGACGCGAACTGGAACCCGGGCATCCAGGAGTTCATCCGCGAGATGCGCTCGGAGATCATCGTGCCGTTCGGCTTCGTCCCCGAGCCCCGTCCGGGCAAGGTGGGACCGATCTTCGAGCTTCGCTACTACACGCTGAAGCCCCGCACGCTCCCCGACGTGGCGAAGGGCTGGGAGGCGAAGCTCCCCGAGCGCATGAAGCTCTCGCCCGTGGTGCTCGCCGGAGGCGTCGAGTTCGGCCGGGCCAACGGCTTCGTCCACATCTGGGCCTACGGCAGCCTCGACCAGCGCGCCAAGGTGCGCGACGAGGCGAGGCAGAAGGGCGTGTGGCCGCCGCCGGGCGGCGCCGACCGGCTCCTGACGCAGGAGAACAAGGTCCTCCTGCCCGCCGCCTTTTCGCCGCTCCAGTAG